One Megalopta genalis isolate 19385.01 chromosome 11, iyMegGena1_principal, whole genome shotgun sequence genomic region harbors:
- the LOC117226278 gene encoding uncharacterized protein LOC117226278 isoform X2, with translation MWSGLGTLGVLLALSLHARADPYNYIQSQYRQSTDNGFACTKEGYYPDPRDCRVYYRCVDWGNGSPLTTFRFECGVGTVFSKARGDICTHPNDSGRPECGGNENEIDSNVPNSQETSSTQWTSAPVVTTTITTTPPTTTSQSTTTTTTRRPSTTLSTTRSPATTTRGPSTTNRPAEDPAGSGTGSPRCTQEGFLSDPNDCRKFYRCVDEGSGKFIKYEFTCGAGTVWDPEIQGCNHAWAVTREDCKEASPGAGGVDNSGQWNGDNGGQWNGDAGDNGGQWNGDTGDNGGQWNGDTGSPGQPGDPNGQPGQPGDPNGQPGQPGDPNGQPGQPGDPNGEPGSPGSPGSPGYPGEPGYPGSPGYPGEPGYPGSPGYPGEPGYPGSPGSPGSPGSPGTPGSPGSPGSPGSPGSPGSPGSPGSPGSSGSPGSPGTPGTPGSPGSPGSPGSPGTPGTPGSPGSPGTPGTPGPPGSPGTPGSPGSPGNPGSPSTPGSPGTPGTPGTSGTPGTPGTCTEEGFFPDPQNCRKFYRCVGSDSTFIKYEFECGAGTAWDQSIQSCNHESAVPDCKGGSISTSSPGSADSSSNQSPDGTTSRPGTNQTETSTASSAPSSSSTVPAQTTVTQSSTSTSTSEAPTSTVSPSTVTSSSNSPTSSSTSQSSSTSPTTSPITSSATSSTTSSTTSSTTSSTTSTTPSPTTTSTASSTDQGSTGSSTIIAADTTESVPPESTTASSTQSTATTNPSSGSSECTEEGFYPDPEDCHKFYRCVGSNSSFIKYEFQCGAGTAWDSSVQSCNHESAVSSCQGGSSSSATDSSSNEVEGTTSQPPTSSSSAPSSSSQAPPSSSSTQAPSTSSSTQAPSTASSTQTTSTSSSTQAPSTASSTQAPSTSSSTQTSSSSSQTTATSPSSSTSQPSSSPSTIPSSSSTATTAPPSSSSVASSTAPSSSEPSTSTESTTSGVTESVSYLPPTNPTSATSSTKAPGSDSSPGSSQCSEEGFFPNPTDCTKFYRCVHSENGFTKYDFSCAEGTAWDQSLQTCNYIEQVASCSTESNEIDHGPTGSTPSSDLTPPDTGSSQTTVTTAATTAATTAAATPSSTQSDTTESSTSSPGSSTSSSESSSTEPASTESSSSTSQSSTASSSSGSDCTTKAPNNTIVCEKEGFYPNPTQCDKFYRCVDNGNGFNVYHFNCPPGTIFDPSISVCNYPESVYPARDCRTSSSTPSSSTEGSTTEAERITESSTSTTSEEEPTSTESTTESTTEASTESTSEASTESTSEASTESTSEAASESTTQSTSETTTQSTSEATTESTTESTTESTSEATTESTTESTTESTTGSTTESTSEATTESTSETPSSESTTESTTEATTESTSEAASESTTESTSEATTQTSTESSSEATESSTESTSETPDSTTESSEQTTETTESTTPSSATPCPIGNLTDEQIVLVCPTGFRRHPKYCNLFYQCTSEGNMEIKVLVLSCPENTVFDEKRIQCLPQNQTSQACEGTIASGRFYRKLEESPVSPIKVSTERLCPGEGHYPYRQGCSNTFYKCKRDSRDNLQGYLYKCPQNFLYWSVSRRCERATRLLMCSHLSYRTKSEYWDNRWQIPVEDYNLSARSLRIF, from the exons ATGTGGTCAGGACTTGGAACGCTGGGAGTCCTGCTGGCGCTGAGTTTGCACGCGAGGGCCG ATCCCTACAACTATATCCAGAGTCAGTATAGGCAGAGCACCGACAATGGGTTCGCGTGCACGAAGGAAGGATATTATCCCGATCCTCGCGACTGTAGGGTCTACTATAGATGCGTCGATTGGGGCAACGGCAGTCCGTTGACCACCTTCAGGTTTGAGTGCGGAGTCGGCACGGTGTTCTCCAAGGCCAGGGGCGACATTTGCACCCACCCGAATGATAGCGGAAGACCGGAGTGCGGCGGGAACGAGAACGAAATCGACTCGAACGTCCCTAATTCGCAGGAAACATCATCGACGCAATGGACGTCGGCGCCGGTTGTGACCACTACGATAACAACTACGCCACCCACGACTACTAGTCAAAGTACCACGACGACGACAACTAGACGACCGTCTACAACTTTATCGACTACCAGAAGTCCAGCTACTACTACTAGAGGACCGTCGACGACCAATCGACCAGCCGAAGATCCCGCAGGAAGCGGCACAGGCAGTCCTCGATGCACGCAAGAGGGATTCCTGTCGGATCCAAACGATTGTAGAAAGTTTTACAGATGCGTCGACGAGGGGTCCGGCAAATTTATTAAGTATGAGTTCACATGCGGGGCTGGAACTGTCTGGGATCCGGAGATTCAAGGGTGTAATCATGCTTGGGCGGTAACACGGGAAGATTGTAAAGAAGCCTCGCCGGGCGCCGGCGGTGTCGATAATAGTGGACAATGGAACGGAGATAACGGTGGACAATGGAATGGAGATGCGGGAGATAATGGCGGACAATGGAATGGTGATACGGGAGATAATGGCGGACAATGGAACGGTGATACGGGCAGTCCGGGACAGCCCGGAGACCCTAATGGTCAACCAGGACAACCTGGAGACCCTAATGGTCAGCCTGGACAACCTGGAGACCCTAATGGACAGCCTGGCCAACCTGGCGACCCTAATGGCGAACCTGGATCACCGGGGTCACCTGGAAGCCCTGGATATCCCGGTGAACCTGGATACCCTGGAAGCCCTGGATATCCCGGCGAACCTGGATACCCTGGAAGCCCTGGATATCCCGGCGAACCTGGATATCCTGGAAGCCCTGGGTCACCTGGATCACCTGGATCACCTGGAACTCCTGGATCACCTGGATCTCCTGGATCACCAGGTTCACCTGGATCACCTGGATCACCTGGATCACCTGGATCTCCTGGATCATCTGGTTCACCTGGTTCACCAGGTACGCCCGGAACCCCTGGATCTCCTGGATCACCTGGATCACCTGGTTCACCAGGGACGCCTGGAACCCCTGGTTCTCCTGGTTCACCAGGGACGCCTGGAACACCTGGTCCACCTGGCAGCCCAGGTACTCCAGGCTCACCCGGTTCGCCTGGCAATCCTGGAAGCCCTAGTACACCAGGTAGTCCTGGCACACCTGGCACACCAGGAACTTCTGGAACCCCTG GTACACCAGGGACCTGTACGGAGGAGGGATTCTTCCCAGATCCGCAGAACTGCCGCAAGTTTTATCGTTGCGTTGGCAGTGATTCTACGTTTATTAAATACGAATTCGAATGCGGTGCTGGAACCGCCTGGGATCAGTCTATTCAGAGTTGTAATCATGAGTCTGCTGTTCCTGATTGCAAAGGTGGGTCGATCTCGACTTCTTCTCCAGGCTCTGCAGATTCTTCCAGCAATCAATCTCCCGATGGAACAACTAGTCGACCAGGTACAAATCAAACTGAAACAAGCACAGCATCATCTGCACCGTCATCTAGTAGCACAGTACCTGCCCAAACGACTGTTACACAATCGAGCACTAGCACAAGCACTTCAGAAGCACCTACTTCTACTGTTTCTCCATCAACCGTGACTTCATCGAGCAATTCACCCACTTCCTCGTCGACAAGCCAGTCAAGTTCTACAAGCCCTACAACAAGCCCTATAACAAGCTCCGCAACAAGCTCCACAACAAGCTCCACAACAAGCTCCACAACAAGTTCTACAACAAGTACCACTCCAAGTCCCACAAcaacttcaacagcatcgtCCACGGACCAAGGCAGTACAGGCAGTTCTACTATCATCGCTGCGGATACAACCGAATCTGTACCTCCTGAAAGCACAACTGCATCCAGCACGCAATCAACGGCAACTACAAATCCATCCTCAGGTTCATCGGAGTGCACGGAAGAAGGTTTTTACCCCGATCCAGAGGACTGCCACAAATTCTACCGCTGTGTCGGCAGCAATTCTTCGTTCATCAAGTACGAATTCCAATGTGGAGCTGGAACAGCCTGGGACTCCAGTGTGCAAAGCTGCAATCATGAATCTGCTGTGTCAAGCTGTCAAGGTGGATCCAGCTCGTCCGCAACAGATTCATCTTCCAACGAAGTCGAAGGAACTACCAGTCAACCTCCCACCAGCTCATCGTCTGCACCATCGTCCAGTAGTCAAGCACCACCGTCTTCGTCGAGCACCCAAGCACCGTCTACTTCATCGAGCACCCAAGCACCATCCACTGCATCGAGCACCCAAACAACATCAACTTCATCGAGCACCCAAGCACCATCCACTGCATCAAGCACTCAAGCACCATCAACATCATCGAGCACCCAAACCTCATCATCCAGTAGTCAGACAACTGCTACGTCGCCAAGCAGTTCCACCAGCCAACCATCCAGCAGCCCATCAACCATTCCATCATCCTCTAGCACAGCAACCACTGCACCACCTAGCAGTTCCTCGGTAGCCTCGTCGACAGCACCGTCTTCGTCTGAACCAAGCACAAGCACTGAATCCACAACTTCAGGTGTTACAGAATCAGTTTCGTACCTACCTCCCACAAATCCAACGAGTGCCACATCGAGCACTAAAGCTCCTGGAAGCGATTCATCGCCAGGATCATCCCAGTGCTCGGAAGAAGGATTCTTCCCGAATCCAACGGACTGCACGAAGTTCTATCGTTGCGTGCACAGTGAGAACGGCTTCACGAAATACGACTTCAGTTGCGCAGAGGGCACGGCCTGGGATCAGTCTCTCCAAACTTGCAACTATATCGAGCAGGTAGCTTCTTGCTCGACGGAGAGCAACGAAATCGATCATGGTCCCACTGGAAGCACACCATCGTCTGATTTGACGCCACCGGATACAGGCTCTAGCCAGACTACGGTTACCACGGCTGCAACCACGGCTGCAACCACAGCTGCAGCTACACCGAGTAGTACACAATCTGATACAACCGAATCGTCAACGTCGAGCCCAGGTTCGAGTACTTCCAGCTCCGAATCCTCCAGCACGGAACCTGCGAGCACCGAGAGTTCATCTTCTACCTCTCAATCGAGCACAGCATCTTCTTCCAGCGGCTCGGACTGCACCACGAAGGCGCCCAACAACACGATAGTTTGCGAGAAGGAGGGTTTTTACCCTAATCCAACGCAATGCGACAAGTTCTACCGCTGCGTCGACAATGGAAACGGATTCAACGTGTATCATTTCAACTGTCCACCCGGAACTATCTTCGATCCCAGCATCAGCGTCTGCAACTACCCTGAATCGGTCTACCCCGCGAGAGACTGCCGGACGTCTTCCTCGACTCCCAGCAGCTCAACCGAAGGTTCTACGACAGAAGCCGAGAGGATCACCGAATCTTCGACGTCGACGACATCCGAGGAGGAACCTACTTCCACAGAATCGACCACGGAATCTACGACGGAGGCTAGCACGGAGTCTACGTCGGAAGCTAGCACGGAGTCTACGTCGGAAGCTAGCACGGAATCTACTTCGGAAGCTGCGTCTGAATCCACCACGCAATCTACTTCGGAAACTACCACCCAGTCTACTTCAGAAGCTACCACGGAGTCTACGACAGAATCGACCACGGAAAGTACTTCTGAAGCTACCACGGAGTCCACGACAGAATCTACCACGGAGTCCACGACAGGATCGACTACAGAGTCTACATCCGAGGCTACCACAGAGTCCACCTCTGAGACTCCGAGCTCCGAGTCCACAACCGAGTCCACAACCGAGGCGACCACCGAATCTACCTCCGAAGCTGCGTCCGAATCTACCACAGAGTCTACGTCCGAAGCGACCACGCAGACCAGCACAGAGTCTAGCTCCGAAGCTACCGAGTCATCTACCGAATCAACGTCTGAAACGCCTGACAGTACTACAGAGTCTTCGGAGCAGACTACCGAGACCACGGAGTCAACTACTCCGTCTTCGGCGACACCCTGTCCAATCGGAAACCTAACCGATGAACAGATTGTGCTGGTCTGTCCAACCGGTTTCCGAAGGCATCCGAAATACTGCAACCTGTTCTACCAGTGTACCAGCGAAGGTAACATGGAGATCAAGGTGTTGGTGCTGAGTTGTCCGGAGAACACTGTCTTCGACGAGAAAAGGATACAGTGTCTGCCTCAGAATCAGACCAGCCAGGCCTGCGAAGGCACTATCGCCAGCGGCAGATTCTACAGAAAATTGGAGGAGAGTCCTGTGTCACCG ATCAAGGTATCGACCGAACGACTTTGTCCAGGAGAAGGACATTATCCTTACAGGCAAGGCTGCAGCAACACGTTCTACAAGTGCAAACGCGACTCCAGGGACAATCTTCAAGGTTATTTGTACAAGTGCCCACAGAATTTCTTATACTGGTCGGTGTCGAGAAGATGCGAACGCGCGACGCGATTGCTGATGTGCTCTCACCTGTCTTACAGAACGAAGAGCGAATACTGGGATAATCGATGGCAAATACCTGTCGAAGATTACAATCTCTCGGCCAGAAGCCTGCGTATCTTTTAA